In Nakamurella antarctica, the following are encoded in one genomic region:
- a CDS encoding DUF2993 domain-containing protein, with protein sequence MRKLLITLVILGAVLVAADYGLRWIATTKISDAVASQLRLAAAPEVKIAGFPFTWQAISGRYDDVSITVPNLSLGPVTGVDADLTLRDTTIGLSDAVAGNIDAMVAGAADLIVTLPVSSLAAALRLTGLAIATAPDGALAISSTIALAGQSIPVTGILQAKIVDSVVQLRVGSLSAVGLAAPPQLLAAAGAGLGVDLPLTAVPFRIDAASVSAVGGNVVITGAASNVRVADLRK encoded by the coding sequence ATGCGCAAGTTGCTCATCACCCTCGTCATACTGGGCGCCGTCCTCGTCGCCGCTGACTATGGATTGCGCTGGATCGCGACGACCAAAATCAGTGATGCGGTGGCTAGTCAACTCCGACTCGCAGCCGCGCCGGAGGTGAAAATCGCAGGCTTTCCGTTCACATGGCAAGCAATTTCCGGCAGGTATGACGACGTGTCTATCACGGTGCCGAACCTCTCCCTCGGACCTGTGACCGGTGTAGATGCCGACTTAACGCTCCGCGACACCACCATCGGGCTCTCGGATGCCGTTGCCGGAAATATCGACGCCATGGTGGCCGGAGCAGCAGATTTAATCGTGACTCTCCCGGTATCGAGCCTGGCGGCGGCGCTCCGCCTGACCGGTCTGGCTATCGCCACCGCACCCGATGGGGCGTTAGCGATTTCGAGCACGATCGCGCTCGCGGGTCAGTCCATTCCCGTCACCGGAATTCTCCAGGCGAAAATCGTCGATTCCGTCGTGCAACTGCGCGTGGGCTCTCTGAGCGCGGTCGGACTTGCAGCGCCACCACAGTTGCTGGCAGCGGCCGGGGCGGGGCTTGGCGTCGACCTCCCACTCACCGCCGTACCTTTTCGTATCGACGCGGCATCTGTCTCCGCGGTAGGCGGCAATGTAGTGATAACCGGCGCCGCCAGCAATGTCAGGGTGGCAGATTTACGCAAGTGA
- a CDS encoding alpha/beta hydrolase encodes MTKPETSAATTEMHQISIHTADGVTLRGISSTRGADQQPREADRICFVICHGMTNATHKPNTRSVIDAFSAFGAVVAVDFRGHGSSEGRSSVGQIEVLDVDAAISQARREGHTTVVLVGFSMGAAVALRHAGLAARATSEMGFPLRNAADAVVSVSAPSRWFSRESTPMRRIQWLLEHPFGPLIGPRLGIRLGKPWVQVPLTPLELVGSIAPTPLLIVHGTSDHYFAADRARELHKAAPASELWLIPGMGHAESGISAATITEIAQWARRAVENASIL; translated from the coding sequence ATGACGAAACCCGAAACGTCCGCTGCCACAACAGAAATGCACCAGATCTCGATCCACACCGCGGATGGCGTCACACTGCGGGGGATCTCGAGTACCCGAGGGGCAGATCAGCAGCCGCGCGAAGCCGACCGAATCTGTTTTGTCATCTGTCACGGCATGACGAATGCCACTCACAAGCCGAACACCCGGTCGGTGATCGACGCGTTCAGCGCCTTTGGGGCAGTGGTTGCCGTGGACTTTCGCGGCCACGGCTCCTCCGAGGGGCGTTCGTCCGTGGGGCAGATCGAAGTGTTGGACGTGGACGCCGCGATCTCCCAGGCGCGCCGCGAGGGGCACACCACCGTCGTCCTGGTGGGGTTTTCGATGGGGGCCGCCGTAGCACTGCGTCACGCCGGGTTGGCCGCAAGAGCCACGTCGGAAATGGGATTTCCGCTGCGAAACGCCGCTGACGCAGTCGTTTCGGTGAGCGCTCCGTCGCGTTGGTTCTCGCGGGAAAGCACTCCGATGCGCCGAATTCAGTGGCTGCTCGAGCACCCGTTCGGCCCGCTGATCGGCCCCCGGTTGGGGATTCGGCTTGGCAAGCCGTGGGTCCAGGTTCCCTTGACCCCACTCGAGCTTGTGGGCAGCATCGCACCCACGCCGCTCTTGATCGTGCATGGCACGTCCGACCACTACTTCGCGGCGGACCGAGCCCGCGAGTTGCACAAAGCTGCGCCAGCGAGCGAACTGTGGCTGATTCCGGGAATGGGCCACGCCGAGTCCGGGATCAGCGCTGCGACCATCACCGAAATAGCGCAATGGGCTCGCCGAGCCGTCGAAAATGCGAGCATTCTCTGA